One part of the Lycium ferocissimum isolate CSIRO_LF1 chromosome 8, AGI_CSIRO_Lferr_CH_V1, whole genome shotgun sequence genome encodes these proteins:
- the LOC132067133 gene encoding light-regulated protein, chloroplastic, with the protein MQAACALAFTPPYIPLVTPSKTLSTSPLRFISTLKAHTCPPIKAATVSYDTSTADYSSMTSVFPAEACEIIGGEACDVEMYPESKLKSSPTSTRRTTTLESVDREYLAYNEPKTVFLGEACDDLGREFCEAEYQTGVY; encoded by the exons ATGCAGGCAGCATGTGCTTTAGCCTTTACACCACCATATATTCCCCTAGTAACACCATCCAAGACCTTATCAACGTCACCTTTGAGATTTATTTCTACTCTCAAAGCTCACACATGTCCTCCGATCAAAGCAGCTACAGTTTCATATGACACTTCCACTGCTGACTACAGCTCCATGACCTC AGTCTTTCCTGCTGAAGCTTGTGAGATAATAGGAGGAGAAGCTTGTGATGTTGAAATGTATCCTGAAAGCAAACTCAAATCATCACCCACAAGCACCCGACGAACCACTACTTTGGAGAGTGTAGACAGAGAATATCTTGCCTACAATGAGCCTAAGAC TGTATTCTTAGGAGAAGCTTGTGATGATCTAGGAAGAGAATTCTGTGAAGCCGAGTATCAAACTGGAGTTTACTAA